DNA from Castellaniella sp. MT123:
CCGGACCGATCGGGGGAGAGGGATTGGCTTTACCAGCTGGCACTTGCAGCTTGATGAAGCCGACGATTTTCTTCGCCATGCGATGCTCCTGTCGGGTGATTGCGCCAGCCACGGATGCGGCCGGCTCCCCGGGTTAAGAATGCCACCGACCGTCGCGCGGCCAGGTGGTCATGAAATCAGACCTTTTCGACCTGACTGAAATCCAGCTCGACCGGCGTGGCGCGACCGAAGATCGTGACCAGCACCCGGACCTTGCTCTTTTCGTAGTTGACTTCTTCGATGTTGCCGTTGAAGTCGGCAAACGGACCTTCCTTGACGCGGACGGTCTCGCCCACTTCGAAGAGGACTTTCGGGCGCGGCTTTTCGACGCCCTCTTCCATTTGCGATAGAATCTTTTCGACCTCGCGCTCGGAAATCGGAGCCGGCCGGTTACCCGACCCCCCCAGAAACCCGGTAACGCGGTTGGTGCTTTTCACCAGGTGCCAGGTCTCGTCCGTCAGATCCATCTCGACCAGGACATAGCCCGGGAAGATCCGGCGTTCGGAAATGGACTTGCGGCCGTCCTTGATCTCGACGACTTCTTCGGAAGGCACGAGAATACGGCCGAAGGCATCCTGCAAGCCTGCGCGATCAATGCGCTCTACCAAAGCCTTGTGAACGCTTTTTTCCATGCCCGAATAGACATGGACGACATACCAGCGTTTGCTCATGCGGAGTTTATTCCTTAGTTCCAGCCCAGCAGCAGACCGTAGATGATCCAGCCCAGCAGCTTGTCAGCTACCCACAGCAGAACCCCCATGGCAACCACAAAGGCGAACACGACGGCCGTCATGCGCGTGGTTTCCTGGCGCGTGGGCCAGACGACGCGCCGCGTCTCGCTGTAGGATTCGCGACCGAATGCCAGCGTACGCCGCCCTGTTTCGCTGAACCAGACGATAATGGCTGCGATGACCAGGCCGGCGACAAAGGCACCGACCCGTACATAGCCTGGCTGATTGACCAGAACCGAATACGCGACGATACCCGCGGCGACGACCACCACAGCCAGACCGAGCTTGACCCGATCGGCGGTTCGGTTGACTGTTTCTACGTTCTGATGCGACATAATCTGGCGGCTGACGCCGCAACCGCGGCGATGAAATCGGTGGCAGGGGCAGAAGGAATCGAACCCTCAACCTTCGGTTTTGGAGACCGACGCTCTGCCAATTGAGCTATACCCCTAAACCCGGAAGCGGTGGTGTGTTGCCACACCCCCGTTTTTGAAAACGCAATGGCGGACAACTAGCCCACCATTGTACATCAATTACTTGATGATTTTGGCGACGACGCCGGCGCCCACGGTACGGCCGCCTTCGCGGATGGCGAAACGCAGGCCTTCTTCCATGGCGATCGGAGCAATCAGGTTCACCGTCATCGAGACGTTGTCACCCGGCAGCACCATTTCCTTGTCGGCCGGCAGCTCGATGGTGCCCGTCACGTCGGTCGTGCGGAAGTAGAACTGCGGACGATAGCCCTTGAAGAACGGCGTGTGACGACCGCCCTCTTCCTTGGACAGAATGTAGACCTCGGCCGTGAAGTTCGTGTGCGGGTGGATCGAGCCGGGCTTGGCCAGCACCTGGCCACGTTCGACTTCCTCGCGCTTGGTGCCGCGCAGCAAAATGCCCACGTTATCGCCCGCCTGACCTTGGTCGAGCAGCTTGCGGAACATCTCCACGCCCGTGCACGTCGTCTTGACCGTGTCGTGGATCCCGACGATTTCGATTTCCTCGCCAACCTTCACCACGCCGCGCTCGATACGACCCGTCACCACCGTGCCGCGACCCGAGATCGAGAACACGTCCTCGACGGGCATCAGGAACGTGCCGTCCACGGCGCGCTCGGGCGTCGGGATGTACGTGTCCAGCGCCTGCGCCAGCTGCATGATCGCCTGCGCACCCAGCGGACCTTCGTCGCCTTCGAGCGCCAGCTTGGCCGAGCCCTTGATGATCGGCGTATCGTCGCCCGGGAAGTCGTACTTCGACAGCAGTTCACGCACTTCCATCTCGACCAGCTCGAGCAGTTCCTCGTCGTCGACCATGTCGCACTTGTTCAGGAACACGATGATGTAAGGCACACCCACCTGGCGCGCCAGCAGGATGTGTTCGCGCGTCTGGGGCATCGGGCCGTCAGCGGCCGACACCACCAGGATCGCGCCGTCCATCTGCGCCGCGCCCGTGATCATGTTCTTCACATAGTCGGCGTGGCCCGGGCAGTCAACGTGCGCGTAGTGGCGGTTGGCCGTCTCGTATTCCACGTGCGAGGTATTGATCGTGATGCCGCGCGCCTTTTCCTCGGGCGCGTTGTCGATCTGGTCGTAGCCCTTCGCTTCGCCGCCCGATGCCTTGGCCAGCACCGTCGTGATCGCCGCCGTCAGCGTCGTCTTGCCGTGGTCAACGTGCCCGATCGTCCCCACGTTCACGTGCGGTTTGGTCCGTTCAAACTTGCCTTTTGCCATGGCTGACTCCTGACTGTGGAATGAGATCCGGTCTAGAAAATTGTGGTGCCCATGATGCGGATCGAACGCATGACCTCTCCCTTACCAAGGGAGTGCTCTACCACTGAGCCACATGGGCGGTATTCGTATGACACCGTCAATAAAAACCCGCTGGAGCGGGTGAAGGGAATCGAACCCTCGTCGTAAGCTTGGAAGGCTTCTGCTCTACCATTGAGCTACACCCGCGATTCGGTATCCCTATCGACCTGATCCCCGTCATTCAGCCAGGGGAAGTGTCGTCGCTTGGTGGTGGGGGTTGGATTCGAACCAACGTAGGCGCAAGGCCAACAGATTTACAGTCTGCCCCCTTTAACCACTCGGGCACCCCACCGAAGCGAATTTCGAATTATGAAGATGTTTTAGGATGATGTCAAGCGTTCTGGTCCTGCTGGTCCATGACCCGCCCCATTCCCTGGCGATCCAGCAGCGCGTCCAGGTGTTCCCAGTCGACGAATTCGATGATCAACTGGCCGCCCTTGCGCGCCGCCGCCTTGATCCTGACTTTCGTCGCCAGATGGTCGGACAGGCTCTTTTCCAGACGCTCCAGATCGCCGTGACTGGGCTTGGGCTCGGCCTTGGCGACACGGCCGGCGGGCGTGGCCACGGTTTCGTCGTCCTCGCGCAGGGCCCGCGCGACCCGCTTCTCGGTTTCGCGCACCGACAGGCGGCGGGCGACGACTTCGTGGGCCAGCAGAATCTGACGCGCGGCATCGGTCGCCAGCAGGGCTCGGGCGTGGCCCATGTCGATGTCGCCAGCCAGCAACATCGTCTGCACCGGACCCGCCAGATTCAGCAGGCGCAGCAGGTTGGTGGTCGCGGATCGGGACCGGCCGATGGCCGAAGCGGCCTGTTCGTGCGTCAGGCCAAACTCATCGAGCAGACGGCGCACACCATGCGCCTCTTCCAGGGGGTTGAGATCTTCGCGCTGGATGTTTTCGATGAGCGCCATGGCGGCCGCGTTTTCATCGGCGACCTGACGCACCATGACGGGGATTTCATCCAGCCCGGCGATCTGCGCAGCGCGGAAACGGCGTTCGCCGGCAATGATCTCGTATTGCCCGGGATCCGTCTCCAGGGGACGGACCAGGATGGGCTGCATGACGCCCTGCGCGCGGATCGAATCGGCCAGGTCATTGAGGGCGCCCTCGTCCATGCGGGTACGTGGCTGATAGCGACCAGCGCGCAGGACCTTGATCGGAAGATGACTGGGCGCGTCATGCGCACCGCGGGCGCCCACCGCATCGAGGGCGCCATGATCGGCGCCCAACAGGGCGTCCAGGCCGCGGCCTAAACCCTTCTTTCGTGTTGCCATGAGGAAATTCCTTTTCGTTGACGCGGGGCCGGATCAGGCGGCCCGCCGACGGGCTTGCCCGCCAACCCGGCGGATCAGCTCTTCGCCGAAGTGCAGATACGCCTTGGCGCCACGCGACGATTTGTCGTAGACCACACCTGGCATCCCGTGGCTGGGGGCTTCCGCCAAACGCACGTTGCGGGGCACGATGGCCTTGAAGACTTTGTCCCCGAAGTGGGACTCGAGCTGGGCCGAGACCTGTTGCTGCAGTGTGACCCGGGTGTCGAACATGACGCGCAGCAGGCCGATGAGTTCCAGATCCGGATTGAGGTTGCGATAGACGCGTTTGATCGTATTGACCAGATCGGACAGCCCTTCCAGCGCGAAATATTCACACTGCATGGGAATGATGACCCCATGCGCACCCGCCAGGCCATTGAGGGTCAGCAGGGACAGGGTCGGCGGGCAATCGATCAGAATGAAATCGTATTCCTGGGCAACCTGTTCCAGTGCGCTTTTCAGCTGGGTTTCCCGGCTTTCCATGCCGACCAGGTCGATTTCCGCACCGGATAGTTCGCGGTTCGAAGGCAGCACGTCGTAGTTGCCGGAATCCGAGTGGATTCTGGCATCCGCTACCCGGGCTTCACCAATCAGCACCTGGTACAGGTTGATCGTTGCGCCGTTTTTGTCGATCCCGCTACCCATGGTGGCGTTACCCTGCGGATCCAGATCCACCAGCAGCACGCGCTGGCCATGCATGGCAAGAGATGCGGCAAGGTTGATCGCGGTGGTCGTCTTGCCGACACCGCCCTTCTGATTCGCAATACAGAACACGCGGGCGGATGGCTTTGGGCTATCGACAGTCATGGGATTCCTTCAATCCGAGTTCCAACAGACAACGCTGCGCGGTCATTTCCGGCACCCGCAGTTCCACATGGGATTTGACGCGCCAGTCCGTGGAGGATTCCAGCGCGGTTCGTTCGTCTTGCGGGTATTGACCTTTCATGGCCATCAGGACACCTTCTGGCGCCCGATGATGCGCGGCGACCCGGACGAAATCGCTCAGTGAAGCGAAAGCCCTGGAAATGACGATGTCGGCCTGCAAACTGTCCATGGATTCGATTCGACCATGGACGGCCTGTACGTTCGTCAGCCCC
Protein-coding regions in this window:
- the nusG gene encoding transcription termination/antitermination protein NusG, producing MSKRWYVVHVYSGMEKSVHKALVERIDRAGLQDAFGRILVPSEEVVEIKDGRKSISERRIFPGYVLVEMDLTDETWHLVKSTNRVTGFLGGSGNRPAPISEREVEKILSQMEEGVEKPRPKVLFEVGETVRVKEGPFADFNGNIEEVNYEKSKVRVLVTIFGRATPVELDFSQVEKV
- the secE gene encoding preprotein translocase subunit SecE, which gives rise to MSHQNVETVNRTADRVKLGLAVVVVAAGIVAYSVLVNQPGYVRVGAFVAGLVIAAIIVWFSETGRRTLAFGRESYSETRRVVWPTRQETTRMTAVVFAFVVAMGVLLWVADKLLGWIIYGLLLGWN
- the tuf gene encoding elongation factor Tu encodes the protein MAKGKFERTKPHVNVGTIGHVDHGKTTLTAAITTVLAKASGGEAKGYDQIDNAPEEKARGITINTSHVEYETANRHYAHVDCPGHADYVKNMITGAAQMDGAILVVSAADGPMPQTREHILLARQVGVPYIIVFLNKCDMVDDEELLELVEMEVRELLSKYDFPGDDTPIIKGSAKLALEGDEGPLGAQAIMQLAQALDTYIPTPERAVDGTFLMPVEDVFSISGRGTVVTGRIERGVVKVGEEIEIVGIHDTVKTTCTGVEMFRKLLDQGQAGDNVGILLRGTKREEVERGQVLAKPGSIHPHTNFTAEVYILSKEEGGRHTPFFKGYRPQFYFRTTDVTGTIELPADKEMVLPGDNVSMTVNLIAPIAMEEGLRFAIREGGRTVGAGVVAKIIK
- a CDS encoding ParB/RepB/Spo0J family partition protein, with product MATRKKGLGRGLDALLGADHGALDAVGARGAHDAPSHLPIKVLRAGRYQPRTRMDEGALNDLADSIRAQGVMQPILVRPLETDPGQYEIIAGERRFRAAQIAGLDEIPVMVRQVADENAAAMALIENIQREDLNPLEEAHGVRRLLDEFGLTHEQAASAIGRSRSATTNLLRLLNLAGPVQTMLLAGDIDMGHARALLATDAARQILLAHEVVARRLSVRETEKRVARALREDDETVATPAGRVAKAEPKPSHGDLERLEKSLSDHLATKVRIKAAARKGGQLIIEFVDWEHLDALLDRQGMGRVMDQQDQNA
- a CDS encoding AAA family ATPase, with product MTVDSPKPSARVFCIANQKGGVGKTTTAINLAASLAMHGQRVLLVDLDPQGNATMGSGIDKNGATINLYQVLIGEARVADARIHSDSGNYDVLPSNRELSGAEIDLVGMESRETQLKSALEQVAQEYDFILIDCPPTLSLLTLNGLAGAHGVIIPMQCEYFALEGLSDLVNTIKRVYRNLNPDLELIGLLRVMFDTRVTLQQQVSAQLESHFGDKVFKAIVPRNVRLAEAPSHGMPGVVYDKSSRGAKAYLHFGEELIRRVGGQARRRAA